Below is a genomic region from Deltaproteobacteria bacterium.
ACCCGGAAAAGGTGGCCGTTCTGTTCGATTATGATGATGCCAGCGAGGTCAAAAGGGCCTACAAGAAGATCTTCCGGTATGGCAACTATTCCCTCATCGCCTTTGACGGCGGGAAAAACATCGCACAGGAGATAGAACCGGCCGAACGGGGTATCGTGTTTACCATAGGAAGAGGCCATCCGGGAAAAGGGGAGGAGCCGGGCAGCTGATTTTTTCCCGGCGAACATTCACCTTCCCCGTCGTATGTCCTTAGAGCCGGGTCAGATACCGAGGTATGCTTCCCGTATTTCTTCCGAACGTCTGATTTCGTCCGGCATCCCTTCCGCCTTGATGCGTCCTTCGTGCATGATGTACACGTAATCGGAAGCGTCGAGCGATGCGCTCACGTTCTGCTCCACGAGCAAAATGGTGAGCCCCACGTCTTCCTTCAGTTTGTGGATTGTTTCGAAGACCTCCATGACCAGCTTTGGAGCGAGCCCCTGGCTGGGCTCGTCGAGCATGATCAGCTGGGGTTTCGTCATCAGTGCCCTGCCGATGGTGACCATCTGCTGCTGGCCCCCGCTCAGCGATCCCGCCACCTGCTCCTTTCTCTCCTCGAGGATCGGAAAGAGGGAGTAGACCAGATCGAGAGACTGGTCGATGTTGCGCAGAGCTTCCCGCCGGTAGGCGCCCATGGTGAGGTTTTCCTGCACCGTCATACCCTTGAAGAGGTGCTTTCCCTCCGGCACGAGGGTAATCCCCAGCTCGACCTTCTTGTGGGTCGGCGTGAAGGTGATGTCGGCGCCCTCTAATTCGACCTTCCCCCTCCAGGGCTGCACCGATCCGAAGATGGACCACAAAAGTGTCGATTTTCCGGCACCGTTCGGCCCCAGGAGGGACGTAATGGTCCCTTTTTTCACCTCCAGTGATGGCTCCCACAGAACCTGCATGGGGCCGTACCCGGATTCTAGCCTCTCAACTTTCAGCATCCTTTTCCTCCGGCGGGTGTCCGAGATAAACCTCGACCACCCGGGGATCGCTCAAAGCCTGTTCGGTGGTCTCGTCGACGAGTTTCGCCCCCTGGTGCATGACCATGACCCTTTCCGCAAGCCTCGCGACTGCCCTCATGATGTGTTCGACCTGGGCGACGATGGCGATCTTTTCCACCTCTTTTATCTGCTTGATCAAATCGACCATATAGTCGATATCTTTGGGGTTCATCCCGGCCATCGCCTCGTCCATCAAAAGGAGCTTCGGCCTCATCGCCAGGGCTCTTGCGATCTCGACGAGCTTTTTCTCCGTCGGCGTCAGGGCCCCGGCCGGTTTGTTCCGGTGCTCGGTGAGTCCGATCATCTCGATATACCGGTCTGCCATGTCCATGCATTCATCGACGCTCAGTTTGTGCCCCTGTGACCCGAACATCCCGCCAATGGCGATGTTCTCTCTCACACTGGCTGAGGCATACGGCCGGGGTATCTGGAATGTCCTCCCTATACCGAGGGGAGCCCTCCTGTAGGGGGGCAGCATGGTTATGTCCTTTTCCTCGAAGAATATCCTTCCCTCATCGGGGAAGAACACGCCGTTTATGACGTTGAAGAGGGTGGTTTTCCCCGCGCCGTTGGGCCCGACGATGGCGATGATCTCCCCATGGTCGACTTCAAGGCTCACGCTGTCCACGGCAACGAGTCCGCCGAACCGCTTCGTTATGTTCTCCAGCCGTAAAAGGGTCATGCCCGACCTCACACGATTATTTTCTCGAGGGCCGTTCCCTGCACCTTCTTTTTGAGCACGCCGACCGTTCCCTCCGGGAAGAGAACGATTATCGCAATGATAATCGGCGCAAATATGAGGAGCTGGAATCCCGGCAGGATGATTGCCAGGTAATACTTGGACAGGCCGTAGATGAGCCCTCCCACGAGGGGGCCGAGGAGCGTGCCGGCGCCGCCGAGGAGGACGATGATGATCGCCTCGATCGTGTAGAGG
It encodes:
- a CDS encoding ATP-binding cassette domain-containing protein — translated: MLKVERLESGYGPMQVLWEPSLEVKKGTITSLLGPNGAGKSTLLWSIFGSVQPWRGKVELEGADITFTPTHKKVELGITLVPEGKHLFKGMTVQENLTMGAYRREALRNIDQSLDLVYSLFPILEERKEQVAGSLSGGQQQMVTIGRALMTKPQLIMLDEPSQGLAPKLVMEVFETIHKLKEDVGLTILLVEQNVSASLDASDYVYIMHEGRIKAEGMPDEIRRSEEIREAYLGI
- a CDS encoding ATP-binding cassette domain-containing protein; translated protein: MTLLRLENITKRFGGLVAVDSVSLEVDHGEIIAIVGPNGAGKTTLFNVINGVFFPDEGRIFFEEKDITMLPPYRRAPLGIGRTFQIPRPYASASVRENIAIGGMFGSQGHKLSVDECMDMADRYIEMIGLTEHRNKPAGALTPTEKKLVEIARALAMRPKLLLMDEAMAGMNPKDIDYMVDLIKQIKEVEKIAIVAQVEHIMRAVARLAERVMVMHQGAKLVDETTEQALSDPRVVEVYLGHPPEEKDAES